The nucleotide window atttttaaaatttattttgacagagagagagatagggagacacagactctgaagcaggcttcgggctctgaacTCTtggcacacagcccaatgcggggctcaaacccacaaacctcaagatcatgacctgagccaaagtcggacgttcaactgattaagccacccagcctccacTTGCGGgagaattttttgaaagaaaataatgggcattatatgttaataaaatatatttgtagcgAAACTGATTTAAGGTAATACTTTAAGTGATAAGATGATGCTTATctttataatgtttctttttaggaataactttgcttttaagatttaGACTAGCTGCAgatattaaagttattttaactttattgtaattattaaaaatgtatcatcCTTACGAGccaatattaagaaaatttattttgaaaagatagcTGAAAAAAGATAGATGGTTATAAATCATAACAATTGCAGCCAGCAAAAAGGCATGACCTGCCaacttactcatttattttcaagacatcAAGGATCATCACAGACTGAAATGTAGCCACTGATTGGAAGAGAGTGGTGCTGGTATCTTACAATATCCCATTACTTTTATGAGCTACCATGAAGTGTTTATGTAGGTGTAGAGAGAACaagaagaagccagagagaaaatAGTTGTATGTTATTGTGAAAAGTGATGCATGTTTATTGTTTCAAGGAAAAGTTAAAGCACAGTCCTGGGCTTCTGCGGTTTGTGAGGCGAGAGTGAGGGAGATCGTGCAGGGGTGCCGTGGAGTCTGTCCTTTGAGTCTGATCTTCGACTCTCCAGACTCTTGCAGGTCAAGAGAAGCTAAATGCTCCCCTCGTTCTTGCAGGGGTGCACTATGTCTTTGACACAACGATAGCCGCGGATTTCAGCGTGCTGGAGAGTCAGAAGGAATTTGTGCGTCGCTTCCGCCAGCACAGCGAGGAGGAGCCTGCGTTGCCCATGCTCACCTCCGCCTGTCCGGGTGAGCGTCCAGAGCCCGCTGCTGTGCCTCCGTTGGCCTGAGGCAGCGTTTCTCGTGGGTCTGCcttgggggcaggagaggaggtgggtgaggtCAGAGGTCCCAGGCCCCCTGGGCTTTTGGGTCAGGAGGGAGTGAAGTGCCCGCGGGTCCCCTGCACATCCGCCCGAGTCCCCTCTCACTGAGCCACTGACTGACGCAGACCGGCCCCCACCCCCGATCTGGCCTGATACTTGCTGTGTTCAGGGTTTCAAGCTGTTCAAGTCTGTTTACATGTAGGTTTGGagcttctggaatgttcttcctagATAATGATGCACTTTCCTTCTGGAGTTCTTTCTACCTAAATGTGTCAGGACTATAAGTTGTTCAGCTCCATACCCTCTCTCAAATTCAGGGAGAGGAGGTGAGCTTTGTTCAAACCTAGCCCTTTTCTACGATTGGCAttgtcatttttgcttccctgtgacaaggtgaggaaactgaagcaatGTCACGGTCAGGTGACATGACCTGGCAGATAGAATCGGGGCCGGGGCAGTCCTGTGCTGGCTCACAGGGCTCCCCGGTCCTGGGGTACCCTTGCCGCCCACAGCCTGACAGGACGCCTCCTGTTGGGTGTACCTTTGCCCGGCACCCAGCAGGCCACTTCTCCAAACACCTCCCCTCGTCCCATCCCGTCCGCGGTCCGACGAGGAAAGTGCCAGCGTCCAGGTAGCGCGTTGTCACACCTGTGCTGCTGTGAAGCCGGCAGCAGCCTCTCTGTCTCCGGGGGAGGTGAAGGGAACCCTCAGGAAAAGCTAGCCTGTCTGGTTTCAGATGCAGGGAGCCGTGGGGCCTGGgaccctgcttcctcctctctgtccctgctcagCCCTCTTCACCCAAGGCCGGGGTCCTCCGTGGGCCCTGGCCCTTACCTCCTGGTGTTCTGCCTGATGTTGTGGGGCGCCCAGGGCCAGCACACAGCAGCCTGCCCGCAGCCCAGAGGTGCCACCTGCCTGGGAGCCGTGTCTCGAGCTGCTGGCCTGGGCACTGAGACCGGGGGGCAGGGCCTTGGGGCCCCCAAGGTGCCACggtgtttggcagtttctcatctTAATGTTTGAGGCCGGGACGAGGAGAGCCCTCCTCCAGGGCCCCCTCTCCTGGGGCTTTTGGGGGCCGCGGCAGACACTTCCTGTCCTGGAGGTGACAGCTGTGGTTTGAGTTTGTTCGGACGGGATTGTTGTGTCAACTGGTGCCTGCCGCTTCTCCCTACCGGGGGCGGTCACAGGACAGTGGCTGGCTGTCCCCAGGGTCTGACGAGCAGCTTTACTGCCAGGCTTCTGTGCTCCCCCGTGTGCCGTGGTGCGCACGCCCAGCTGGGGGTCAGCAGGCCTCTCACCAGGCTTCTGGCCTTGTAGTTCACTGATCTCTCTGACCCCTGTCACCCGTGGAAACCATAGCAGGGGTGACCCCAGAGGGCACAGTGGCCGTCAGCCACTCAGGAAATGCTTGTACCGTGCTGGGCACGTAGTAGGTGGAGAGTAAGTGTGCTGTCTCTTACTGTCACTGGGGTGTGAAATCCTCCTGTGGTCCTCGCCCTAAGTGAGCAGTTGGCCGTTAACTTCTGATAGGTGAGTGGAGCCGGTGGCTTTGTGGCCGATGCAGCATCTGAGCATGGCCACTGGCTGTAAGGACGGTGTTGTGGCCGGCACGGTGGAGAGGGGCCCTGTCCCCTCGGGACGCTGCCGCGTGCCTGCCCCTCTAAGCTTGTGCTCCTCCTCTTTTGGGGGACCCCCTGtaccagctttctttctttttttttttttttcaacgtttatttatttttgggacagagagagacagagcatgaacgggggaggggcagagagagagggagacacagaattggaaacaggctccaggctctgagccatcagcccagagcgcgacgcggggctcgaactcccggaccgcgagatcgtgacctggctgaagtcggacgcttaactgcgccacccaggcgcccctgtaccagCTTTCACTTCCTTCCACTCCGTCCTCTCTGGCAAGCCGGCAGGGGCGTCTTCCCGTCCGGGGCAAATGCAGCTGGGGTCTGCGTGGCCCAAGCTGCTGAGGAAAAGCAGCTTGGCGGGGGATCCGCCACCAGCTCCTGGGGGGGGTCCGCCACCAGCTCCTAGGGTCAGGAGAGGTGTCTGGCTTTACCCCAAGTGACAGGGTCTGGGAGCGCTGAATTCCTCGTGTGTGACAGAAAGCAGGAGGAAGCCACTGTGAGGAGCTGACAGGGGACCCGTTCTCTCCCCAGGCTGGGTCCGATATGCCGAGCGGGTGCTGGGCCACCCTGTCACCCCCCACCTCTGCACCGCTAAGTCTCCCCAACAGATCATGGGCTCTCTGGTGAAGGATTACTTCGCTAGACGGCAGGTAAGCCAGCCTCCTCCCAGAGGGCAGCACGTGGGCCAGGAGATAGGGAATGTTCCACCACGCACGACCAGGGTGGCGTCAGACCCGGACCGAGTGCAAATGCTGCCATCCTGTTGAGGGAGTCCCTGGCCTGTCACCACAGCGAGCAGCTAGTGTCTGATCCCTTGGCTGCGTCTGCCTTCACGTGACAGGAAATCTCCCAGCCAGGCCCCTGAAGGCCGTTCCACATCCCTCGCCTGCCCCGGCTCCCCCACCGTGGACGGTGCCCCATCATCAGCTGGTCCCTGTGCTGTCCCTCCCCACGCAGACCCCCTGCATGCCATCCAGGGCCGCCTTGGGAGCCTGGTGGAGGCCAGGCCTGGGTCCTTCCGGAGGTCCCTGACACTCTCATGCCATCCACGATGTGGCCCCTCCCGTGGCCTGCTCTCCAGCTGCCAGAATCCCCACAGCCCTCCTCAGTCAGATTAGACATCTCTCCAGGGAACCATCAAGGTCTGGCCCTGCAGGAGCTGGAGGAATCCCCCAGACCCACAGCCAGTTTCAGGAAGCCACACAGTTCTGGCATCCTCGTTAATTTAGCAGTGGGAATGTTCCCTTTTCATTCCTTCGCTCATAACATCACCACAGCTTGTCAATTGTAAATGTGATGTCAGTGTGTATGTGTTCACTTTGGGGACAGAAAAATGAACTGTGGGactgccccagccccactgctTGGGGGAGTCCAGGAGTTTCCTGGTCCTGTGGGCCTGCTGAGGGCCGGCCGGCACCCTCCTCAGACTGCCCCGAGTAGGGTGTTTCCACCGAGGCCTCTCCACAAAGGTCACTCAGCAACTGTGCCAGCTCCTGGCGTGGCTACCAACTCCAGCTCAGCCGTAGGCACCAGAGGGGCAGCTCCGATAGGTGTCACTTGGGAAGTTTCCAGAAGGTCCAAAGGCAAACCAGCCAGGCGTCGAGCAACCATCCGTGTGGCTTACTCTTAACCATGTTTGGTCACTGTATGCAGAGGTTTCAGGGGAAACGGGTTCAGCTTTACAGCTCTTCCCTGGCATCTCCAGGCCATCGGCCTTATGGGTTCTGGGTGAATCCGCCCGGGTCTCCAGGGCACGGTCTCCCCGTACAGCTGGGAGGCAGGCACAGTTCGGAACTTGGTCTGAGGAAGCCCCCGGGGGGTGTTGTGGGTACTGGCACACAGCCGCCCTCCTCGCTTCCCACAGCCCCAACCTGGGTTTGCTCCTTCTCCCCAGAACCTGTCCCCAGACAAGATTTTCCATGTTATCGTGGCCCCTTGCTACGATAGGAAACTGGAGGCCCTTCGAGAAGACGTTCCCACAGCTTTGCACGGCTCCCGGGGTGCTGACTGCGTACTAACCTCAGGTGAGGGGGGTACAGAGCTGGGGACTGCTGGGGCCTCTGGCCCATCATCCTCTGAGGTCACGACAGGCCCCCCGAGGGCCAGACTGCAGGAAAGTGGAGAGAGGCAGCGCTCACGCAGCGCGGAAAAGTCGCGTGTGAGCCCAGAGGCTCTGCGGACAAACCAAACCTTCAcctggagacagagcagggacCCACGGTGCTCCAGCGCCCTGGGCCTGCTCTAGCctgtgtgctggggtgggggtggttcctCGGTGTCCTCCAGGACCGTTCGGCAGAACATCGCAGTCTGCGGGCGGCTTACGTCTGCTGAACCCACATGGGTGTACTTTAGGCCAGTTCTCGGGGGCAGGGACTCCTGGGCGTGGGTCCCCTGACCTGAAACTCCAGCACGAGAACCCCCGGGTCCccgggggagggagacaggacgGCCCCAGCAGCCAAGGAAGGGTAGATAGTGGGTTTTCCTGAGATGCAGAGTCCATTTTACTATCGTTCTCAGACATTGAGTCCACTCGTGCGCACGTGATGCCTCGGTGGCTGATGTAAACATTAGCTGTTTCCACAAAGCCTTCCGGGGGCCGCTGTGTGGAGGGAAGTAGGAGAACAGTTCTGGTTCTCAGCTCATCTCTTGGCACACAACCTGATACCATGTGAGGGCAGCCACTGCGCCTTGGTCATCTGTCCACAGGAGGCTGTGTGCAAAAAGTTTCTGCTTCAGAAACAGAAATGTGGAGAGATGGCAAAATCCCTCATTTCAAGGGCAGACGGAGGAATTGGACTCTTCTTTCGCGTTtcatcagtttttcattttattgggaTTACATTGCACTAGAGCTGGGTTCCTGCCTCCGTGAGCATGACGGCGTCCAGGGTCGCTTTAGCAGGTTTCCAGTGGGGACATGATTTGGGAAACAGCTCCTGAGGACAGCTTCCTCGGTGCCTCATGCCCCTTCTTTGTCTGTAGGTGAAGTCGTTCAGATAATGGAGCAAAGCGACCTCGTGGTAAAAGACGCAGCCGTTGATACTCTGTAAGTGACTTTCAGGGAGGGGCACCTTGTGGGTGGAGCCTCCTGTATGAGGCCACTTGCAGCCAAGGGACAGGGTGTGGGGGCCCCTGACCTGGGTTTCCCCTTCCTCTGTTGCCGCTCAGCCCTTACCACAACCCGCTCTTCCTGGCTCTTCCATGGGATGTGGGCGGGGCCTGGTGTGAGATGCCACTTGGAGGAAGGGGGTTTCCATGGTGACATTGACATGCCAGCACCCTCCATTTCTGAACTTCGTGTGTTCCCGACATTGAGCATCTGGACCTGCCCGAGGCTGGGTCACCTCCTGGGAAGAGTGGCTCCCTTGGGCTCCACGCAGGGCAAGTGTGGGCTGTTTAGCCGGCGAGGCCCTTTCGTGGACGGTCATCCTGAGGTTTACAGAGTTTAGTCAGCTGGCTGCAGTGCCCGTGGCCAGAGCCGGTGCCTGTCGCCTGTCCCCGCTGGGTACGTGCACACGCTTCCGAGTGGCCCAGAGATTCCCAGCTCTATCCCCAAGTGTCAGGGTTCCAGGGGAACGTGCCTGATGTGGGCGCACCAAGTGGGGCTCTGCCTGCTGCTTTGTCCGATCGTTAAAACTCAGGAACGTGAGTTTGTGGCCCCAGAGTATGAATATCTGTGAGGGGTTTCTCTCTTCACGGGGATCATAAGACTTTGGACATCTGACTTAATCTTGCTGTTGCTCTTTCCTGCCTGGGAAGGTTCGGAGgcctgaaggaggaggaggtgaggcgCCATGATGGAGCCAGCTCCGACGGGTACCTGGCGCACGTCTTCAGACACGCCGCCAAGCAGCTGTTTGACGAGGACGTGGGGGAGGTCACCTACCGCACCCTGAGGTCTGCCTGTGTGGTCAGCGCTGCTGTCCAGGGCAAACTGCCCAAAGCCAGccaggcctgtgtgtgtgtgtgtgtgtgtgtgtgtgtgtgtgtgtgtgtgtgtgagtgagttggggtgggggctgtcctAGGTATAGGGTTTAGAACAGCCAAGATCAAAAAgccttctttgttttcattcGCAGACTTTTCGTTTTGCTAACGTTTCCAACTTAGATTTGAAAACAATTGTCGACCTACAGAGGAAGGACTCTGTAGACGAAAACCCATTTTGTTCACCTTACAGGAACAAAGACTTCCAGGAGGTCACCCTTGAAAAGAACGGGGAGGTTCTGTTACGCTTTGCTGCTGCGTACGGCTTTCGAAACATCCAGAATGTGGTTCTGAAATTGAAGAAGGGCAGGTTCCCGTACCACTTTGTGGAGGTGCTCGCCTGCGCCGGGGGTAAGGCACGGGGGCTCCGCCCGCAGGCCTCGCCCAACTCTGACACCTCGTGGGTGCCGCCCTGGTGGTTGACACGGTGGTCCCTGTCCTCCTCTCACCACAGAGCAGAAAAACCAGGTGTCCCCTTAGAAAAGCCCTGGGACATAGTCCCAGAGAAGAGCTGCACCTGGGGTGGCACCAGGTGAGGGCCTGCTCTCGGTTCCGGAGGCCCCACCTGTGGCTAGCCCCAcctgagggacagagaaacagaggccaACCAGAGGGGCCGGGGCGGCTTCCCACAGCAGAGGCCACGGACTTGCTGGTGCAGTGGGTGTGGCTGTCGGGGGAGAGGATCCTGTGGCCTCCGGGTGGCAGTGGGACCACTCGTGCCCCGAGTGGGGAGGGCCCACGAGATTGGAACCTGCCTGCGGAGAGGAGGCACGGCCAGGGCGCTAGTGAAAACCCGCCAGTGTCTGGGGAGGCCACGTGGGGGCGCGGGGGAGCAGACAGGTGCGGGTGCAGGTGAggaggcaggggggcgggggccaGGGGTCTGAGGAGAGGAGCAGACCCTGGGAGAGTGGGCAGGGTCCTCCACCACCACTGAGCGTCTTCAGGATTTGGGGTCAAAAGTGCAGCTGCTGGGTGCTGCCAAGGGAAGGCGGAAGGGGACTCGACCAGGGTGGCAGTTTGCTCCAAGTTCTTTTCCATGAATGTCATCCTATAAATCGTGACATCATCTAACACATTTGGAGGTAAGCAGCACGCCTACGTGAGAGGCACGCCCTTCATCCCGGCTGCGGTACTTGGGCGGGTAGGCTCCTGTGTGGGCTCCTGGTTTCCCGTCCCCTCCCCAGTGccgcccgggggggggggaggtgaccAAAACCCAGAGGCTTTACGAGACAGCAGTGGCGTGACTGCCCGTTAGCGGTTTTCGTGCTCTTCTGGTTCTGATGAGTTTCAGGAGAAACCAGAGGTCCGGATTTGCATGTACAGCCATCCGGTTCTAAAGGTTGGCAGGCTATTCGGTTTTAGGTAAAAACTGTTTCCTGGAGAGCATAAGTAGGTAAGACTAGGAAGCATCCGGGGCTGCGAGCCTGTAAGCTGCTGTCCTTGGGAGCTGGGGGCCGCGCGTCGAGTCCAGCTCCAGACTCTGGCCACGGGACGCCGCACGCGGTGTCGTTCCTCCTCTGCCCCGGAGCCACTCCCTTCGACGCAGAGGAGAAAAAGCACAGGCTCCCTGCTTGTCTTCCAGGGTGTTTGAACGGCAGGGGCCAAGCCCAGGCGGAGGATGGGCGCGCAGACAAGGCGCTGCTGCGGCAGATGGAGGGCAAGTACGCGGACGTCCCCGTGCGGCCCCCCGAGACCAGCGCCCACGTGCAGGAGCTGTACCGGGAGTGGCTGGACGGGGCCGACTCCCCCAGGGTCCGGGAGGCCCTGCACACCGTGTACCAGGGCCCGGGGCTCCCTGCCGCCAGCCGAGACATCAAGTGGTGAAGGTGGGCAAGGCTGGGAAGCGGGCCCCGCCACCGCCCAGGGAGGGAGACACTGGAGGAGAACCTCTCCGCTTCTCAGTCGTCACTGTGCTTTCCGGAGCGCTCTCCCCCTGTGTGTAGGCGGCTCCCTCACTCGGTTTGACGTGGTGCTATCTTTGTAACGTGTGTTCAACTGGCGTATTTTAACAAGAGAGAAGGATTGCCCCAATTCAGTACCCTTTTATCTTAAGACTGAAAAATATcccaaagaacaaaaatagagaCAGACTACTATCttttaggcttaaaaaaaaaatctaaaaagtgtCCTGCGAAGAGCCAAGACCCCAGAAGTTCAGATTCATGTGCCTCAGAGCGATGGGACGTGGAAAAGAGATGAGAGGCGGGCAGGCTGCGGGGGTGGTGGAGCCACGTCCCCGGTCTGCCCGACTTGGCTCTTACTTCACCCACTTACGTtactcctgaaaacatttttgCCAGACCGTGAATAAATTCCATCCTTTCGGAATCGGGGGGGCTCGTGTACAAAGCTGGATTTCCGGATTTTCTGGTAGCAGTGGGCCACGTTCCTCGCCGCTGCAGTTGTCCGAGAGCGGTAGCAACTGCCTCCTGGGACCAGACCTCTGACCAGGGGGCCCCAGACTTGCACTTTTACATTCTGCCTTTAAGGAGAACTCCCCTCGAGGTCGGGGAGGCCTGGCAAGGGGGACGGAAGGACGGAGGACAGACTGGCTGCCCCGCTCGGGCCAGGGTGTGTGATCGGGAGGCTTTCGCCTCAGTCCCTCCCCAGCGGGGTTAGCAGGGGACAGCCCCCCCCGACCTTTGCTGTTTGAGTGACTGTCATCCTGCGGCCCGCGCCGCTCCTGTGAGCGCCTTAAAGAAGGGATAGAATGTGGTGTCCCCGCAATACAAACAAGGGCTAGCAAGCAGCCAGAAACCTCCAGAACCGTGGCGCTCCACATCTGGGCTCGTCCTCCAAAAGAGAGACATCTGCGAGTGGCCTGGGTTTGGTTTTTCAAAGCACTTGGATTTGGTAAACACGAGTGATGTTGATCCTCTTGAGTCCTCCGTGCCGTCACCCCCTGGTGGGCTCCATTTCCTTCATCGTGTTCCGTACCCTGTCCGGCTTGATAGCCGGCTAGGGCGTGAAATCgtacatttttcctttccatctggTCACGACCGGTGTCATCCTCCACGGAGCTGACTGCGGAATAAACAGTTGaatgtgctgagtgtggagagtGTGTCGAGAAGATGCCCCTTCCCGCTGGGCCACGTGCCCCCTCGCCTCACCGTGGCCCAGAGTAGGAGCGCTGTCCTTGCTCTCAGGGGGCGTAGAAAGCCACGAGTCAGGTGTGGGGGCTGCGCCTCTCGCTTCAAAAGCGGtctcttccaggggcgcctgggtggctcagtcagttaagcatctgacttcagctcaggtcatgatctcacggtttgtgggttagagccccgcatcgggctctgtgctgacagctcggagcctggagcctgcttcggattctgtgtctccctcttttctgcccctccccactcacactctgtctctctctctctctctctctcccaaaaataggtaaacattaaaaactttttttttttcaaaagcagtctCTTCCAGCTGCAGCAAAGCCCCCTGGTGGCCAGGGCCCAGGATGACAGACCATGTGTGATCACACGAGGTGTGGGGTCTCATCTGCAGCACATCTTGGGGTTATGGCCACCTTTGTCCTAACTCCAGCCCTACGtgcagagaagagggggaggcCCCACAGTCAAGCTGGGCTGGTGCACAGAGTGTCTGGTGGGCAGTGGTGGGGCCCACCATGAGGAGGAGGGCCGAGTAAGTCCAGATTCACGTTGCACCCAGGACCCGCTCTACAGAATGCTGTCACTGGACCCGTGGTGCTGCTAGCACCTCCTGTGGACCATGACCGTGTCCGGCAGCTTTGTGTGCATGGTGGCCGTCTTGAATAGCTCTACTCTCCAGTGCCCTGCAGAGCCCAGATTTTTCCATTGCACTTCCGCGTGGCCTTGGCCCGTGGGCCAGTCCCAGCCGTTGTAGACCCTGGTTCTTCTTCCTCGACTCTGCTGGACTGCGGATCGGAACTCAGCCATTGTCTACACCATCAGTTTGATGCTGGCCTAGGGTGTGGAGCAGGGGCACTGCCTGTGTGCCGGCCCCTGTGCTGCTGACCTGATGGtgttctctgacctcagctgctgGCCCAAAGCTGAGCCTCTGGCTTCTGGACACTTGGTATTTACAACATCACCTCCTTTCCCTCAGGCATTGCCTTTGTTCCCAATCGGAAACAGGCAGAGCAGTTGAAACAGATTTTTTACGCACAAATAGGGAAATCTCTACAGGCACGTCACCAAGGAGTCCTCACTGTAGGCCCGTCATAATCCACGAGCAAATGTGGGGGCTGGGCTCTTCTGGGGTGCTTGCCAGGGCCTCAAACCAGACATGAGCCCATTTGCACAAAGACCAGGGGGAACAGGAATGAGGAGAAGGTTGAGCCCCGGGGTTCTGCAGCTGGCAGGAGCAGGACTGAAATCCCATCTGCAGCAGAGTTGTGATGGACCCAAGGACCAGCTCCTCCCGCTCCCCTCAAGAGGACAAGGTCTTGCCAAGGTCACGTGGGAACAGACACAGAGGTAGGCCCCCGGCCCTTAACTCAGGATTTGTATGGATCTGctttaataatgaaaagaattcaCGTTTCCTGGCAGTGACAGTATGAGCCCCTTTTGGTCTCCCTTTTTAAAAGCCAAGCTAGAGAGAGGAAGTACACGTTAAAAAGAGCAGAGATCAGGAAATCTCTAACATGTTCCCTCTGCGGGGTCGGGGGATGGGCAGGAGCCCTGCTGGGCCACCCACACAACCCCACTCAGAGGTCTGGACCTGGAGGGTCCCTGGAAAGGTATGTGCCCAAGTGGAAGCAGTAAGAGCCCCAGGCCTCTGTGCACCCTGAGGGCAGACTCGCCCCTGCACCAGACCATGCCCTCTAAGCCACAGGCAGCAGCGCATAGGGACTAGGGGTGTCCTGGTGGACATACAAGGAAAAGGTGACCGGTGACTGAGGAGGGGCCAGTGGCGTCAAATGGAGACTGCAGCCAGGGGTCTCCACGTGAGCTCCAAAGTGGAGACCCTGGTCTGGGAAGCACCAGGCTGTCCTGCTGAGGGCTGCATTGCCCACTACCTGGCACTGGGAGGACACAGAAGGGTCACAGGTGAGGCAGGTTCCACCGAGATTTGAACTCGGATCGCTGGATTCAGAGTCCAGACTGCTGACCATTACACCATGGAATCATAAGACACCAGGGCTGCCGTCAGGCTACCCTTGGTCTGAGGGCGCTGAGGGAAGAGACACCAAAGTGGGGATCAAGGGAAGGGGGACAAAAAAGAATTGTGTAGGTCCCACCCAGATTTGAACTCGGATCGCTGGATCCCGAGTCCAGAGTGCTGACCATCATACCGTGGAGCCGGCTGCTGCTGTGGGCCCTGCACACCCTGATagggagacagaaggggacacagaGAGTGAGGTCTGCAGGCTGCTtcctgggaaaaaaaagatgagcctGTAGCCGCGGATGGTTTCGCTCCATAGAGCCCTGGGTTATGGGCCCAGCACACTTCCAATGAGCCACTCTGCTGCCCAGGCCCCGAATGTGACAGGTCTGATGGTCACAGCCCCTCCAGGCCAGGGGATGAGAATGGCAGGCTCCTACAGGGTCCGGAAGAGGGCAAGGCAAGCGCCCATTTACAAATACAAGTGGATTTCTGCTTTCCCTCCTTCAGTTTCCCGTGGAAAGAAATCTCTGAATTCATGTCCTTTTctgctgttaaaaacaaaaaaccaaaaagtcaaGAAACACAACCTTCATAGCCCAGAGTGTCCGTGTCCCTGGGCAGTGgcggcaggttctgtgctgcggTGATGGTGGTTGGATTTtggaaaggaacaaaaacaatgtttttccCCATCATTTGAAAAGGACTCCTAATTTGCATGATTATGAATAAACTgttcttttaattctatttcttctcttggTCTACTTCTTTTCTGTGACCAATAAAGTTGTTT belongs to Acinonyx jubatus isolate Ajub_Pintada_27869175 chromosome E1, VMU_Ajub_asm_v1.0, whole genome shotgun sequence and includes:
- the NARF gene encoding nuclear prelamin A recognition factor — translated: MKCEHCTRKECSKKTKTDDQENASVDVPSLALENREASKFHKLADAKIFLSDCLACDSCVTAEEGLQVSQQNAKDFFRVLNLNKKCDTSQHKVLVVSVCPQSLPYFAAKFRLSVTDASRRLCGFLKSLGVHYVFDTTIAADFSVLESQKEFVRRFRQHSEEEPALPMLTSACPGWVRYAERVLGHPVTPHLCTAKSPQQIMGSLVKDYFARRQNLSPDKIFHVIVAPCYDRKLEALREDVPTALHGSRGADCVLTSGEVVQIMEQSDLVVKDAAVDTLFGGLKEEEVRRHDGASSDGYLAHVFRHAAKQLFDEDVGEVTYRTLRNKDFQEVTLEKNGEVLLRFAAAYGFRNIQNVVLKLKKGRFPYHFVEVLACAGGCLNGRGQAQAEDGRADKALLRQMEGKYADVPVRPPETSAHVQELYREWLDGADSPRVREALHTVYQGPGLPAASRDIKW